A window from Zingiber officinale cultivar Zhangliang chromosome 7A, Zo_v1.1, whole genome shotgun sequence encodes these proteins:
- the LOC122002403 gene encoding ATP synthase subunit d, mitochondrial-like — translation MSGNGAKKVAEVAAKASKSIDWDGMAKLLVSDEARKEFSNLRRAFDEVNHQIQTKFSLEPEPIDWDYYRKGIGSHLVDQYKEAYESIKIPKFVDTVTPEYKPKFDALLVEFKEAEKQSLERSAQLEKEIAEVQEMKKKICNMTADEYFEKHPELKKKFDDEIRNDYWGY, via the exons ATGAGCGGGAACGGAGCGAAGAAGGTAGCGGAGGTGGCGGCGAAGGCCTctaagtcgatcgattgggacgggATGGCGAAGCTTCTCGTCTCCGATGAGGCACGCAAGGAATTCTCGAACCTCCGCCGCGCCTTCGACGAGGTCAACCACCAAATCCAGACCAAGTTCTCGCTG GAACCTGAACCCATTGACTGGGACTATTACAGAAAAGGAATTGGTTCACACCTGGTAGATCAGTATAAAGAAGCATATGAAA GCATTAAGATCCCGAAGTTTGTTGACACTGTGACTCCAGAATACAAACCCAAGTTTGATGCTCTG CTCGTTGAGTTCAAAGAAGCAGAAAAGCAATCTCTAGAGAGATCAGCACAGTTGGAGAAAGAAATTGCAGAAGTTCAGGAGATGAAA AAAAAGATATGCAATATGACAGCTGATGAATATTTTGAGAAGCATCCAGAGCTGAAGAAGAAGTTTGACGATGAAATTCGTAACGACTACTGGGGATATTAA
- the LOC122002404 gene encoding cyanidin 3-O-rutinoside 5-O-glucosyltransferase-like, translating to MEHHFLVVTYGYQSHVSPALNLSRRLAHVTGARITFSTTVAGHQRMFPASADQEVHDGPISFIPFSDGQDDGQRNKDRKDFFARTRSVGSDSLSAILRSLDSRGQPVTCVIYGILLSWVADVARNHGLPSVYNWIQSATVFALCYHYFHGYDRFVSSHDDPQVPVTFPGLLPLRIRDLPTFLTITDMEHPMALIRKLFKEDFDVLDREASTARVLANTFEELEADALAVRGRDLKMMAIGPVMSVNGPNLFELDEQRYMQWLDSKAEGSVVYVSFGSFTTFKKRQAEEIARGLRATGRSYLWVVRKDNGEEVKGLVREETAAEEKGMVVEWCAQVRVLSHAAVGCFVTHCGWNSTSESLACGVPVVSVPQLAEQPTNAKLLEVWGTGVRAETDSEGVVEAAELARCVESVMGEGEKAAEIRRRAEMWKDRAREAVAEGGSSDRNLRAFVEEMAEVRVN from the coding sequence ATGGAGCACCACTTCCTTGTCGTCACCTACGGTTACCAGAGCCACGTCAGCCCCGCCCTGAACTTATCCCGCCGCCTCGCACACGTCACCGGCGCCAGGATCACCTTTTCAACCACCGTCGCCGGCCATCAACGCATGTTTCCAGCTTCCGCCGACCAAGAAGTCCATGACGGGCCCATCTCCTTCATTCCCTTCTCTGACGGCCAGGACGACGGCCAGAGAAACAAAGATAGGAAGGACTTCTTCGCCCGGACCCGATCCGTCGGCTCCGACTCCCTCTCCGCCATCCTCCGCTCCCTGGATTCCCGCGGCCAGCCCGTCACTTGCGTCATATACGGGATCCTCCTCTCCTGGGTCGCCGACGTTGCGCGCAATCACGGTCTCCCATCGGTCTACAATTGGATCCAGTCCGCCACCGTCTTCGCCCTCTGCTACCACTACTTCCACGGCTATGACCGATTCGTGAGCTCCCACGACGATCCACAGGTTCCGGTGACCTTTCCCGGGCTGCTGCCGCTCAGGATCCGCGACCTCCCCACCTTCCTCACCATCACCGATATGGAACACCCGATGGCCTTGATCCGGAAATTGTTCAAGGAGGACTTCGACGTGCTGGATCGAGAGGCGTCCACGGCGAGAGTGCTGGCGAACACGTTCGAGGAACTGGAAGCCGATGCGCTCGCAGTCAGAGGTCGGGATCTGAAGATGATGGCGATCGGGCCGGTTATGAGCGTTAACGGACCCAATCTGTTCGAGCTGGACGAACAGAGGTACATGCAGTGGCTGGATTCGAAGGCCGAGGGCTCGGTGGTGTACGTGTCGTTCGGGAGCTTCACTACGTTCAAGAAGCGGCAGGCGGAGGAGATCGCCCGGGGGCTGCGGGCGACCGGGCGATCGTATCTGTGGGTGGTGCGGAAGGACAACGGAGAGGAGGTGAAAGGCCTGGTGAGGGAGGAAACGGCGGCGGAGGAGAAGGGGATGGTGGTGGAGTGGTGCGCGCAGGTGCGGGTGCTGTCGCACGCGGCGGTGGGTTGTTTCGTGACGCACTGCGGGTGGAACTCTACGTCGGAAAGCCTGGCGTGCGGCGTGCCTGTGGTGAGCGTGCCGCAGCTTGCGGAGCAACCGACGAACGCGAAGTTGCTGGAGGTGTGGGGAACGGGCGTGAGGGCTGAAACGGACTCGGAGGGCGTGGTGGAGGCGGCGGAGTTGGCGAGGTGCGTGGAGAGTGTGATGGGGGAAGGGGAGAAAGCGGCGGAGATTAGGCGGAGGGCGGAGATGTGGAAGGATCGGGCGAGGGAGGCCGTGGCGGAAGGTGGGTCGTCGGATCGCAATCTGAGGGCATTCGTGGAGGAGATGGCAGAAGTTCGAGTCAACTGA